The following coding sequences are from one Capsicum annuum cultivar UCD-10X-F1 chromosome 3, UCD10Xv1.1, whole genome shotgun sequence window:
- the LOC107863758 gene encoding probable polygalacturonase isoform X14 — MAANAFLEDPTWDENDYPMIAPLLSYGRGGDTDVGRFISLIFGTNLTDVVITGENGIIDGQGQQWWEKFHKGELKFTRPYLIEIMYSNNIQISSLTLFNSPSWNVHPIYSRSIHSDLSSKDLTGAKTGRAGENAVNDIFVILSDSWLDNDENDFADSGL; from the exons ATGGCGGCAaatgcatttttggaggatccaacatgG GATGAAAATGACTATCCGATGATTGCACCATTACTGTCCTACGGCCGAGGAGGGGATACAGATGTCGGTAGATtcattagtcttatttttggaaCCAACCTTACTGATGTTGTCATCACAG GGGAAAATGGAATCATTGATGGACAAGGGCAGCAATGGTGGGAGAAATTCCACAAGGGAGAACTAAAATTTACAAGGCCTTATTTGATAGAAATCATGTACTCCAATAATATTCAAATCTCCAGTCTTACTTTATTTAATTCCCCTTCTTGGAATGTCCATCCTATATATAGTAGGTCCATCCACAGTGACCTCTCATCCAAGGATCTGACTGGAG CTAAGACTGGGAGAGCTGGAGAAAATGCTGTAAATGATATATTTGTTATATTATCTGATAGCTGGCTGGACAATGATGAG
- the LOC107863758 gene encoding uncharacterized protein LOC107863758 isoform X15 — translation MAANAFLEDPTWDENDYPMIAPLLSYGRGGDTDVGRFISLIFGTNLTDVVITGQDMWISSIRGQRKVHGIFCRPRLLWWWYSYLKGNSKTGRAGENAVNDIFVILSDSWLDNDEVYMLLFFFVSLSSFLIHLDLLWFLDPPFSPSLTTCHLTIFY, via the exons ATGGCGGCAaatgcatttttggaggatccaacatgG GATGAAAATGACTATCCGATGATTGCACCATTACTGTCCTACGGCCGAGGAGGGGATACAGATGTCGGTAGATtcattagtcttatttttggaaCCAACCTTACTGATGTTGTCATCACAG GTCAGGATATGTGGATTTCCTCCATTAGAGGACAAAGAAAAGTTCATGGCATTTTTTGCAGGCCTAGACTTCTTTGGTGGTGGTATTCTTACCTAAAAGGAAACT CTAAGACTGGGAGAGCTGGAGAAAATGCTGTAAATGATATATTTGTTATATTATCTGATAGCTGGCTGGACAATGATGAGGTATAtatgcttctttttttctttgtaagcCTCTCTTCCTTTTTAATACATTTGGACTTGTTATGGTTTCTTGATCCACCATTCTCTCCTAGccttactacttgtcacctaaccattttttattaa
- the LOC107863758 gene encoding probable polygalacturonase isoform X12: MAANAFLEDPTWDENDYPMIAPLLSYGRGGDTDVGRFISLIFGTNLTDVVITGENGIIDGQGQQWWEKFHKGELKFTRPYLIEIMYSNNIQISSLTLFNSPSWNVHPIYSRSIHSDLSSKDLTGGQDMWISSIRGQRKVHGIFCRPRLLWWWYSYLKGNSKTGRAGENAVNDIFVILSDSWLDNDEAQN; the protein is encoded by the exons ATGGCGGCAaatgcatttttggaggatccaacatgG GATGAAAATGACTATCCGATGATTGCACCATTACTGTCCTACGGCCGAGGAGGGGATACAGATGTCGGTAGATtcattagtcttatttttggaaCCAACCTTACTGATGTTGTCATCACAG GGGAAAATGGAATCATTGATGGACAAGGGCAGCAATGGTGGGAGAAATTCCACAAGGGAGAACTAAAATTTACAAGGCCTTATTTGATAGAAATCATGTACTCCAATAATATTCAAATCTCCAGTCTTACTTTATTTAATTCCCCTTCTTGGAATGTCCATCCTATATATAGTAGGTCCATCCACAGTGACCTCTCATCCAAGGATCTGACTGGAG GTCAGGATATGTGGATTTCCTCCATTAGAGGACAAAGAAAAGTTCATGGCATTTTTTGCAGGCCTAGACTTCTTTGGTGGTGGTATTCTTACCTAAAAGGAAACT CTAAGACTGGGAGAGCTGGAGAAAATGCTGTAAATGATATATTTGTTATATTATCTGATAGCTGGCTGGACAATGATGAG
- the LOC107863758 gene encoding uncharacterized protein LOC107863758 isoform X2: MAPQKDENDYPMIAPLLSYGRGGDTDVGRFISLIFGTNLTDVVITGENGIIDGQGQQWWEKFHKGELKFTRPYLIEIMYSNNIQISSLTLFNSPSWNVHPIYSRSIHSDLSSKDLTGGQDMWISSIRGQRKVHGIFCRPRLLWWWYSYLKGNSKTGRAGENAVNDIFVILSDSWLDNDEVYMLLFFFVSLSSFLIHLDLLWFLDPPFSPSLTTCHLTIFY; encoded by the exons ATGGCCCCTCAGAAG GATGAAAATGACTATCCGATGATTGCACCATTACTGTCCTACGGCCGAGGAGGGGATACAGATGTCGGTAGATtcattagtcttatttttggaaCCAACCTTACTGATGTTGTCATCACAG GGGAAAATGGAATCATTGATGGACAAGGGCAGCAATGGTGGGAGAAATTCCACAAGGGAGAACTAAAATTTACAAGGCCTTATTTGATAGAAATCATGTACTCCAATAATATTCAAATCTCCAGTCTTACTTTATTTAATTCCCCTTCTTGGAATGTCCATCCTATATATAGTAGGTCCATCCACAGTGACCTCTCATCCAAGGATCTGACTGGAG GTCAGGATATGTGGATTTCCTCCATTAGAGGACAAAGAAAAGTTCATGGCATTTTTTGCAGGCCTAGACTTCTTTGGTGGTGGTATTCTTACCTAAAAGGAAACT CTAAGACTGGGAGAGCTGGAGAAAATGCTGTAAATGATATATTTGTTATATTATCTGATAGCTGGCTGGACAATGATGAGGTATAtatgcttctttttttctttgtaagcCTCTCTTCCTTTTTAATACATTTGGACTTGTTATGGTTTCTTGATCCACCATTCTCTCCTAGccttactacttgtcacctaaccattttttattaa
- the LOC107863758 gene encoding probable polygalacturonase isoform X7, which translates to MAANAFLEDPTWDENDYPMIAPLLSYGRGGDTDVGRFISLIFGTNLTDVVITGENGIIDGQGQQWWEKFHKGELKFTRPYLIEIMYSNNIQISSLTLFNSPSWNVHPIYSRSIHSDLSSKDLTGGQDMWISSIRGQRKVHGIFCRPRLLWWWYSYLKGNSKTGRAGENAVNDIFVILSDSWLDNDENDFADSGL; encoded by the exons ATGGCGGCAaatgcatttttggaggatccaacatgG GATGAAAATGACTATCCGATGATTGCACCATTACTGTCCTACGGCCGAGGAGGGGATACAGATGTCGGTAGATtcattagtcttatttttggaaCCAACCTTACTGATGTTGTCATCACAG GGGAAAATGGAATCATTGATGGACAAGGGCAGCAATGGTGGGAGAAATTCCACAAGGGAGAACTAAAATTTACAAGGCCTTATTTGATAGAAATCATGTACTCCAATAATATTCAAATCTCCAGTCTTACTTTATTTAATTCCCCTTCTTGGAATGTCCATCCTATATATAGTAGGTCCATCCACAGTGACCTCTCATCCAAGGATCTGACTGGAG GTCAGGATATGTGGATTTCCTCCATTAGAGGACAAAGAAAAGTTCATGGCATTTTTTGCAGGCCTAGACTTCTTTGGTGGTGGTATTCTTACCTAAAAGGAAACT CTAAGACTGGGAGAGCTGGAGAAAATGCTGTAAATGATATATTTGTTATATTATCTGATAGCTGGCTGGACAATGATGAG
- the LOC107863758 gene encoding probable polygalacturonase isoform X5 — MAANAFLEDPTWDENDYPMIAPLLSYGRGGDTDVGRFISLIFGTNLTDVVITGENGIIDGQGQQWWEKFHKGELKFTRPYLIEIMYSNNIQISSLTLFNSPSWNVHPIYSRSIHSDLSSKDLTGGQDMWISSIRGQRKVHGIFCRPRLLWWWYSYLKGNSKTGRAGENAVNDIFVILSDSWLDNDEEEHSTLNQN; from the exons ATGGCGGCAaatgcatttttggaggatccaacatgG GATGAAAATGACTATCCGATGATTGCACCATTACTGTCCTACGGCCGAGGAGGGGATACAGATGTCGGTAGATtcattagtcttatttttggaaCCAACCTTACTGATGTTGTCATCACAG GGGAAAATGGAATCATTGATGGACAAGGGCAGCAATGGTGGGAGAAATTCCACAAGGGAGAACTAAAATTTACAAGGCCTTATTTGATAGAAATCATGTACTCCAATAATATTCAAATCTCCAGTCTTACTTTATTTAATTCCCCTTCTTGGAATGTCCATCCTATATATAGTAGGTCCATCCACAGTGACCTCTCATCCAAGGATCTGACTGGAG GTCAGGATATGTGGATTTCCTCCATTAGAGGACAAAGAAAAGTTCATGGCATTTTTTGCAGGCCTAGACTTCTTTGGTGGTGGTATTCTTACCTAAAAGGAAACT CTAAGACTGGGAGAGCTGGAGAAAATGCTGTAAATGATATATTTGTTATATTATCTGATAGCTGGCTGGACAATGATGAG
- the LOC107863758 gene encoding probable polygalacturonase isoform X10: protein MAANAFLEDPTWDENDYPMIAPLLSYGRGGDTDVGRFISLIFGTNLTDVVITGENGIIDGQGQQWWEKFHKGELKFTRPYLIEIMYSNNIQISSLTLFNSPSWNVHPIYSRSIHSDLSSKDLTGGQDMWISSIRGQRKVHGIFCRPRLLWWWYSYLKGNSKTGRAGENAVNDIFVILSDSWLDNDEVQNY, encoded by the exons ATGGCGGCAaatgcatttttggaggatccaacatgG GATGAAAATGACTATCCGATGATTGCACCATTACTGTCCTACGGCCGAGGAGGGGATACAGATGTCGGTAGATtcattagtcttatttttggaaCCAACCTTACTGATGTTGTCATCACAG GGGAAAATGGAATCATTGATGGACAAGGGCAGCAATGGTGGGAGAAATTCCACAAGGGAGAACTAAAATTTACAAGGCCTTATTTGATAGAAATCATGTACTCCAATAATATTCAAATCTCCAGTCTTACTTTATTTAATTCCCCTTCTTGGAATGTCCATCCTATATATAGTAGGTCCATCCACAGTGACCTCTCATCCAAGGATCTGACTGGAG GTCAGGATATGTGGATTTCCTCCATTAGAGGACAAAGAAAAGTTCATGGCATTTTTTGCAGGCCTAGACTTCTTTGGTGGTGGTATTCTTACCTAAAAGGAAACT CTAAGACTGGGAGAGCTGGAGAAAATGCTGTAAATGATATATTTGTTATATTATCTGATAGCTGGCTGGACAATGATGAG
- the LOC107863758 gene encoding probable polygalacturonase isoform X11: protein MAANAFLEDPTWDENDYPMIAPLLSYGRGGDTDVGRFISLIFGTNLTDVVITGENGIIDGQGQQWWEKFHKGELKFTRPYLIEIMYSNNIQISSLTLFNSPSWNVHPIYSRSIHSDLSSKDLTGGQDMWISSIRGQRKVHGIFCRPRLLWWWYSYLKGNSKTGRAGENAVNDIFVILSDSWLDNDEEAL from the exons ATGGCGGCAaatgcatttttggaggatccaacatgG GATGAAAATGACTATCCGATGATTGCACCATTACTGTCCTACGGCCGAGGAGGGGATACAGATGTCGGTAGATtcattagtcttatttttggaaCCAACCTTACTGATGTTGTCATCACAG GGGAAAATGGAATCATTGATGGACAAGGGCAGCAATGGTGGGAGAAATTCCACAAGGGAGAACTAAAATTTACAAGGCCTTATTTGATAGAAATCATGTACTCCAATAATATTCAAATCTCCAGTCTTACTTTATTTAATTCCCCTTCTTGGAATGTCCATCCTATATATAGTAGGTCCATCCACAGTGACCTCTCATCCAAGGATCTGACTGGAG GTCAGGATATGTGGATTTCCTCCATTAGAGGACAAAGAAAAGTTCATGGCATTTTTTGCAGGCCTAGACTTCTTTGGTGGTGGTATTCTTACCTAAAAGGAAACT CTAAGACTGGGAGAGCTGGAGAAAATGCTGTAAATGATATATTTGTTATATTATCTGATAGCTGGCTGGACAATGATGAG
- the LOC107863758 gene encoding probable polygalacturonase isoform X6 produces MAANAFLEDPTWDENDYPMIAPLLSYGRGGDTDVGRFISLIFGTNLTDVVITGENGIIDGQGQQWWEKFHKGELKFTRPYLIEIMYSNNIQISSLTLFNSPSWNVHPIYSRSIHSDLSSKDLTGGQDMWISSIRGQRKVHGIFCRPRLLWWWYSYLKGNSKTGRAGENAVNDIFVILSDSWLDNDELTEQHLIQG; encoded by the exons ATGGCGGCAaatgcatttttggaggatccaacatgG GATGAAAATGACTATCCGATGATTGCACCATTACTGTCCTACGGCCGAGGAGGGGATACAGATGTCGGTAGATtcattagtcttatttttggaaCCAACCTTACTGATGTTGTCATCACAG GGGAAAATGGAATCATTGATGGACAAGGGCAGCAATGGTGGGAGAAATTCCACAAGGGAGAACTAAAATTTACAAGGCCTTATTTGATAGAAATCATGTACTCCAATAATATTCAAATCTCCAGTCTTACTTTATTTAATTCCCCTTCTTGGAATGTCCATCCTATATATAGTAGGTCCATCCACAGTGACCTCTCATCCAAGGATCTGACTGGAG GTCAGGATATGTGGATTTCCTCCATTAGAGGACAAAGAAAAGTTCATGGCATTTTTTGCAGGCCTAGACTTCTTTGGTGGTGGTATTCTTACCTAAAAGGAAACT CTAAGACTGGGAGAGCTGGAGAAAATGCTGTAAATGATATATTTGTTATATTATCTGATAGCTGGCTGGACAATGATGAG
- the LOC107863758 gene encoding probable polygalacturonase isoform X13 encodes MAANAFLEDPTWDENDYPMIAPLLSYGRGGDTDVGRFISLIFGTNLTDVVITGENGIIDGQGQQWWEKFHKGELKFTRPYLIEIMYSNNIQISSLTLFNSPSWNVHPIYSRSIHSDLSSKDLTGAKTGRAGENAVNDIFVILSDSWLDNDEEEHSTLNQN; translated from the exons ATGGCGGCAaatgcatttttggaggatccaacatgG GATGAAAATGACTATCCGATGATTGCACCATTACTGTCCTACGGCCGAGGAGGGGATACAGATGTCGGTAGATtcattagtcttatttttggaaCCAACCTTACTGATGTTGTCATCACAG GGGAAAATGGAATCATTGATGGACAAGGGCAGCAATGGTGGGAGAAATTCCACAAGGGAGAACTAAAATTTACAAGGCCTTATTTGATAGAAATCATGTACTCCAATAATATTCAAATCTCCAGTCTTACTTTATTTAATTCCCCTTCTTGGAATGTCCATCCTATATATAGTAGGTCCATCCACAGTGACCTCTCATCCAAGGATCTGACTGGAG CTAAGACTGGGAGAGCTGGAGAAAATGCTGTAAATGATATATTTGTTATATTATCTGATAGCTGGCTGGACAATGATGAG
- the LOC107863758 gene encoding probable polygalacturonase isoform X3 produces MAANAFLEDPTWDENDYPMIAPLLSYGRGGDTDVGRFISLIFGTNLTDVVITGENGIIDGQGQQWWEKFHKGELKFTRPYLIEIMYSNNIQISSLTLFNSPSWNVHPIYSRSIHSDLSSKDLTGGQDMWISSIRGQRKVHGIFCRPRLLWWWYSYLKGNSKTGRAGENAVNDIFVILSDSWLDNDEAGIPFKIHNKRYG; encoded by the exons ATGGCGGCAaatgcatttttggaggatccaacatgG GATGAAAATGACTATCCGATGATTGCACCATTACTGTCCTACGGCCGAGGAGGGGATACAGATGTCGGTAGATtcattagtcttatttttggaaCCAACCTTACTGATGTTGTCATCACAG GGGAAAATGGAATCATTGATGGACAAGGGCAGCAATGGTGGGAGAAATTCCACAAGGGAGAACTAAAATTTACAAGGCCTTATTTGATAGAAATCATGTACTCCAATAATATTCAAATCTCCAGTCTTACTTTATTTAATTCCCCTTCTTGGAATGTCCATCCTATATATAGTAGGTCCATCCACAGTGACCTCTCATCCAAGGATCTGACTGGAG GTCAGGATATGTGGATTTCCTCCATTAGAGGACAAAGAAAAGTTCATGGCATTTTTTGCAGGCCTAGACTTCTTTGGTGGTGGTATTCTTACCTAAAAGGAAACT CTAAGACTGGGAGAGCTGGAGAAAATGCTGTAAATGATATATTTGTTATATTATCTGATAGCTGGCTGGACAATGATGAG
- the LOC107863758 gene encoding probable polygalacturonase isoform X16 — translation MAANAFLEDPTWDENDYPMIAPLLSYGRGGDTDVGRFISLIFGTNLTDVVITGENGIIDGQGQQWWEKFHKGELKFTRPYLIEIMYSNNIQISSLTLFNSPSWNVHPIYSRSIHSDLSSKDLTGAKTGRAGENAVNDIFVILSDSWLDNDEEAL, via the exons ATGGCGGCAaatgcatttttggaggatccaacatgG GATGAAAATGACTATCCGATGATTGCACCATTACTGTCCTACGGCCGAGGAGGGGATACAGATGTCGGTAGATtcattagtcttatttttggaaCCAACCTTACTGATGTTGTCATCACAG GGGAAAATGGAATCATTGATGGACAAGGGCAGCAATGGTGGGAGAAATTCCACAAGGGAGAACTAAAATTTACAAGGCCTTATTTGATAGAAATCATGTACTCCAATAATATTCAAATCTCCAGTCTTACTTTATTTAATTCCCCTTCTTGGAATGTCCATCCTATATATAGTAGGTCCATCCACAGTGACCTCTCATCCAAGGATCTGACTGGAG CTAAGACTGGGAGAGCTGGAGAAAATGCTGTAAATGATATATTTGTTATATTATCTGATAGCTGGCTGGACAATGATGAG
- the LOC107863758 gene encoding probable polygalacturonase isoform X4, whose protein sequence is MAANAFLEDPTWDENDYPMIAPLLSYGRGGDTDVGRFISLIFGTNLTDVVITGENGIIDGQGQQWWEKFHKGELKFTRPYLIEIMYSNNIQISSLTLFNSPSWNVHPIYSRSIHSDLSSKDLTGGQDMWISSIRGQRKVHGIFCRPRLLWWWYSYLKGNSKTGRAGENAVNDIFVILSDSWLDNDEVYMLLFFFEAL, encoded by the exons ATGGCGGCAaatgcatttttggaggatccaacatgG GATGAAAATGACTATCCGATGATTGCACCATTACTGTCCTACGGCCGAGGAGGGGATACAGATGTCGGTAGATtcattagtcttatttttggaaCCAACCTTACTGATGTTGTCATCACAG GGGAAAATGGAATCATTGATGGACAAGGGCAGCAATGGTGGGAGAAATTCCACAAGGGAGAACTAAAATTTACAAGGCCTTATTTGATAGAAATCATGTACTCCAATAATATTCAAATCTCCAGTCTTACTTTATTTAATTCCCCTTCTTGGAATGTCCATCCTATATATAGTAGGTCCATCCACAGTGACCTCTCATCCAAGGATCTGACTGGAG GTCAGGATATGTGGATTTCCTCCATTAGAGGACAAAGAAAAGTTCATGGCATTTTTTGCAGGCCTAGACTTCTTTGGTGGTGGTATTCTTACCTAAAAGGAAACT CTAAGACTGGGAGAGCTGGAGAAAATGCTGTAAATGATATATTTGTTATATTATCTGATAGCTGGCTGGACAATGATGAGGTATAtatgcttctttttttcttt
- the LOC107863758 gene encoding probable polygalacturonase isoform X8, translating to MAANAFLEDPTWDENDYPMIAPLLSYGRGGDTDVGRFISLIFGTNLTDVVITGENGIIDGQGQQWWEKFHKGELKFTRPYLIEIMYSNNIQISSLTLFNSPSWNVHPIYSRSIHSDLSSKDLTGGQDMWISSIRGQRKVHGIFCRPRLLWWWYSYLKGNSKTGRAGENAVNDIFVILSDSWLDNDEERRKSSP from the exons ATGGCGGCAaatgcatttttggaggatccaacatgG GATGAAAATGACTATCCGATGATTGCACCATTACTGTCCTACGGCCGAGGAGGGGATACAGATGTCGGTAGATtcattagtcttatttttggaaCCAACCTTACTGATGTTGTCATCACAG GGGAAAATGGAATCATTGATGGACAAGGGCAGCAATGGTGGGAGAAATTCCACAAGGGAGAACTAAAATTTACAAGGCCTTATTTGATAGAAATCATGTACTCCAATAATATTCAAATCTCCAGTCTTACTTTATTTAATTCCCCTTCTTGGAATGTCCATCCTATATATAGTAGGTCCATCCACAGTGACCTCTCATCCAAGGATCTGACTGGAG GTCAGGATATGTGGATTTCCTCCATTAGAGGACAAAGAAAAGTTCATGGCATTTTTTGCAGGCCTAGACTTCTTTGGTGGTGGTATTCTTACCTAAAAGGAAACT CTAAGACTGGGAGAGCTGGAGAAAATGCTGTAAATGATATATTTGTTATATTATCTGATAGCTGGCTGGACAATGATGAG
- the LOC107863758 gene encoding uncharacterized protein LOC107863758 isoform X1: protein MAANAFLEDPTWDENDYPMIAPLLSYGRGGDTDVGRFISLIFGTNLTDVVITGENGIIDGQGQQWWEKFHKGELKFTRPYLIEIMYSNNIQISSLTLFNSPSWNVHPIYSRSIHSDLSSKDLTGGQDMWISSIRGQRKVHGIFCRPRLLWWWYSYLKGNSKTGRAGENAVNDIFVILSDSWLDNDEVYMLLFFFVSLSSFLIHLDLLWFLDPPFSPSLTTCHLTIFY from the exons ATGGCGGCAaatgcatttttggaggatccaacatgG GATGAAAATGACTATCCGATGATTGCACCATTACTGTCCTACGGCCGAGGAGGGGATACAGATGTCGGTAGATtcattagtcttatttttggaaCCAACCTTACTGATGTTGTCATCACAG GGGAAAATGGAATCATTGATGGACAAGGGCAGCAATGGTGGGAGAAATTCCACAAGGGAGAACTAAAATTTACAAGGCCTTATTTGATAGAAATCATGTACTCCAATAATATTCAAATCTCCAGTCTTACTTTATTTAATTCCCCTTCTTGGAATGTCCATCCTATATATAGTAGGTCCATCCACAGTGACCTCTCATCCAAGGATCTGACTGGAG GTCAGGATATGTGGATTTCCTCCATTAGAGGACAAAGAAAAGTTCATGGCATTTTTTGCAGGCCTAGACTTCTTTGGTGGTGGTATTCTTACCTAAAAGGAAACT CTAAGACTGGGAGAGCTGGAGAAAATGCTGTAAATGATATATTTGTTATATTATCTGATAGCTGGCTGGACAATGATGAGGTATAtatgcttctttttttctttgtaagcCTCTCTTCCTTTTTAATACATTTGGACTTGTTATGGTTTCTTGATCCACCATTCTCTCCTAGccttactacttgtcacctaaccattttttattaa
- the LOC107863758 gene encoding probable polygalacturonase isoform X9 produces the protein MAANAFLEDPTWDENDYPMIAPLLSYGRGGDTDVGRFISLIFGTNLTDVVITGENGIIDGQGQQWWEKFHKGELKFTRPYLIEIMYSNNIQISSLTLFNSPSWNVHPIYSRSIHSDLSSKDLTGAKTGRAGENAVNDIFVILSDSWLDNDEVYMLLFFFVSLSSFLIHLDLLWFLDPPFSPSLTTCHLTIFY, from the exons ATGGCGGCAaatgcatttttggaggatccaacatgG GATGAAAATGACTATCCGATGATTGCACCATTACTGTCCTACGGCCGAGGAGGGGATACAGATGTCGGTAGATtcattagtcttatttttggaaCCAACCTTACTGATGTTGTCATCACAG GGGAAAATGGAATCATTGATGGACAAGGGCAGCAATGGTGGGAGAAATTCCACAAGGGAGAACTAAAATTTACAAGGCCTTATTTGATAGAAATCATGTACTCCAATAATATTCAAATCTCCAGTCTTACTTTATTTAATTCCCCTTCTTGGAATGTCCATCCTATATATAGTAGGTCCATCCACAGTGACCTCTCATCCAAGGATCTGACTGGAG CTAAGACTGGGAGAGCTGGAGAAAATGCTGTAAATGATATATTTGTTATATTATCTGATAGCTGGCTGGACAATGATGAGGTATAtatgcttctttttttctttgtaagcCTCTCTTCCTTTTTAATACATTTGGACTTGTTATGGTTTCTTGATCCACCATTCTCTCCTAGccttactacttgtcacctaaccattttttattaa